A single region of the Sorghum bicolor cultivar BTx623 chromosome 9, Sorghum_bicolor_NCBIv3, whole genome shotgun sequence genome encodes:
- the LOC8071256 gene encoding L-type lectin-domain containing receptor kinase VIII.2 has product MPALASAAMARAAAAAATTSLLLLSLLHAPAAAVRFDYASLTLGSLRLLGDAHLKNGTIRLSRDLPVPTSGAGRALYATAVPVRGGFSTQFAFTVATLNPSSVGGGLAFVLATDGATLGDAGPYIGVSVATDAAAVEFDTLMDVQFGDPSGNHVGLDLGSMVSAATADLGGDDDDAGGVDLTSGRTVNAWIDYRPSPSGDGKEGGVLEVFVSYASKRPSKPVMSAPLDLGERVKDAAFVGFSASTQGSTEAHAIEWWSFSTASPAPSPRSAPAAPPPESTPALPPPVSNPVLPSPLLPGVTTPTPPAATTGAAAAAPAVSIAPSSGFAAAGRNAGGSGTPHAAVAGAATAGAFVAASFAGVALWALARRARARKRGQTAVAVATSKRDSGVASAAALARSPREFSYKELSAATRGFDASRVIGNGAFGTVYKGIVPDTGAMVAVKRCTNARGGGGNGNASSGEQQARSEFLSELSIIAGLRHRNLLRLQGWCYEKGEILLVYDYMRNGSLDKALFDASSPVLPWHHRREILMGVASALAYLHHECERRVIHRDVKSSNVMLDEAYRARLGDFGLARQAEHGESPDATAAAGTMGYLAPEYLLSGRATECTDVFSFGALALEVACGRRPIGTTTDGGGGGRSCNNLVEWVWSLHGEARLLDAMDPRLGGEFDEDEARRALLVGLACSSPEPALRPGMRGVVQVLGGESDPPFVPAARPSMSLGGSANNQQLLLSLQDSVSDYNALLGLAGLSDDSLSSADSLSSSSLTSTLRRGGHDIGFSSTAGDAR; this is encoded by the coding sequence ATGCCGGCGCTCGCGTCCGCCGCCATGgcccgagccgccgccgccgccgccaccacgtccctcctcctcctctccctccTCCACGCCCCCGCCGCAGCGGTGCGCTTCGACTACGCCTCGCTGACGCTAGGCAGCCTGAGGCTGCTAGGCGACGCGCACCTCAAGAACGGCACCATCCGTCTCTCCCGTGACCTGCCCGTCCCGACGTCAGGCGCGGGGCGGGCGCTGTACGCGACCGCGGTGCCCGTCCGGGGTGGGTTCTCGACGCAGTTCGCCTTCACGGTGGCCACGCTGAACCCGTCCTCGGTCGGCGGGGGGTTGGCGTTCGTGCTGGCCACCGACGGGGCCACGCTCGGCGACGCGGGGCCATACATCGGCGTGTCCGTCGCTACCGACGCCGCCGCGGTCGAGTTCGACACGCTCATGGACGTCCAGTTTGGTGACCCTAGCGGGAACCATGTTGGTCTGGATCTCGGCTCCATGGTCTCCGCCGCAACCGCTGACCTCgggggcgacgacgacgacgccggcgGCGTCGACCTCACCAGTGGGAGGACCGTCAACGCCTGGATCGACTACCGCCCCTCCCCATCCGGCGACGGGAAAGAAGGGGGCGTGTTGGAGGTCTTCGTGTCCTACGCGTCCAAGCGCCCGTCCAAGCCCGTCATGTCCGCGCCGCTCGACCTCGGGGAGCGCGTCAAGGACGCCGCGTTCGTTGGATTCTCCGCCTCCACGCAGGGGAGCACGGAGGCGCACGCCATCGAGTGGTGGAGCTTCTCCACCGCGTCGCCGGCCCCGTCCCCGCGCTCGgcgcccgccgcgccgccgccggagtcCACCCCGGCGCTCCCGCCTCCCGTCTCCAACCCGGTGCTGCCGTCGCCGCTGCTCCCGGGAGtgacgacgccgacgccgccagCTGCCACGAcgggtgccgccgccgccgcgccggccgTGTCGATCGCCCCGTCGTCGGGCTTCGCGGCGGCGGGGAGGAATGCCGGCGGCTCGGGGACGCCGCACGCGGCCGTGGCCGGCGCCGCCACGGCGGGCGCCTTCGTGGCGGCCTCCTTCGCGGGCGTCGCGCTCTGGGCGCTGGCGCGGCGCGCCAGGGCCAGGAAGCGCGGCCAGACCGCGGTGGCGGTGGCCACCAGCAAGCGCGACAGCGGCgtcgcgtcggcggcggcgctggcgcgGTCGCCACGCGAGTTCAGCTACAAGGAGCTGAGCGCCGCCACGCGGGGCTTCGACGCGTCCCGCGTCATCGGCAACGGCGCGTTCGGCACCGTGTACAAGGGCATCGTGCCCGACACGGGCGCCATGGTCGCCGTGAAGCGTTGCACGaacgcccgcggcggcggcggcaacgggAACGCGAGCAGCGGGGAGCAGCAGGCGCGGTCGGAGTTCCTGTCGGAGCTCTCCATCATCGCGGGGCTCCGCCACCGGAACCTGCTCCGCCTGCAGGGGTGGTGCTACGAGAAAGGGGAGATCCTACTCGTCTACGACTACATGCGCAACGGCAGCCTGGACAAGGCGCTGTTCGACGCCTCCTCCCCGGTGCTGCCGTGGCACCACCGGCGGGAGATCCTGATGGGCGTGGCGTCGGCGCTGGCGTACCTCCACCACGAGTGCGAGCGGCGCGTGATCCACCGCGACGTCAAGTCCAGCAACGTGATGCTGGACGAAGCCTACCGCGCGCGTCTCGGCGACTTCGGGCTGGCGCGGCAGGCGGAGCACGGCGAGTCCCCTGACGCGACTGCCGCCGCCGGCACCATGGGGTACCTAGCCCCCGAGTACCTCCTCTCAGGTCGCGCCACCGAGTGCACCGACGTGTTCAGCTTCGGCGCGCTGGCACTAGAGGTGGCGTGCGGGCGTCGGCCGATCGGGACGAcgaccgacggcggcggcgggggcaggAGCTGCAACAACCTGGTGGAGTGGGTGTGGAGCCTGCACGGGGAGGCGCGGCTACTGGACGCCATGGACCCGCGGCTAGGCGGGGAGTTCGACGAAGACGAGGCGCGGCGCGCGCTGCTGGTGGGGCTAGCGTGCTCCAGCCCGGAACCGGCGCTGCGCCCCGGGATGCGCGGCGTGGTCCAGGTGCTGGGCGGCGAGTCCGACCCGCCGTTCGTGCCGGCGGCCAGGCCGTCCATGAGCCTCGGCGGCAGCGCCAACAACCAGCAGCTGCTGCTGAGCCTGCAGGACAGCGTGTCGGACTACAACGCCCTGCTGGGGCTCGCCGGCCTGTCGGACGACTCGTTGTCGTCCGCCGACTCGCTCAGCTCGTCGTCCCTCACCAGCACGCTCCGCAGGGGCGGCCATGATATCGGGTTCAGCAGCACCGCCGGCGACGCCAGGTGA
- the LOC8071257 gene encoding probable serine/threonine-protein kinase PBL25, which yields MMSCFGCFKPEKKMPPRRLEAREVTVVKKAPSQNEAPPRESGSVRPSPVTSKHKPSSETPTSTEPPKGSCSVSKTAKAFTFRELATATKNFRSDCLLGEGGFGRVYKGKLENGQLVAVKQLDLNGYQGNREFLVEVLMLSLLHHPNLVNLVGYCADGDQRLLVYEYMALGSLADHLLDSTPDQVPLSWYLRMKIAHGTAKGLEYLHEKANPPVIYRDLKSPNILLDEKYNPKLSDFGLAKLGPVGAKTHISTRVMGTYGYCAPEYIKTGQLTVKTDVYSFGVFLLELITGRRAVDTSRPANEQILVNWVKPLLRDRKRYNELVDPNLRGEYPEKDLSQAVGVAAMCLQEEASVRPYMSDAVVALGFLAEMPAGYKHKSGPILPMKQVRDPSLTNSGSAKQHNDAYNRQKAVAEAIEWGSLRQKQKAQSPEKKAQSQGGTSPPEASRL from the exons ATGATGAGCTGCTTTGGGTGTTTCAAGCCTGAGAAGAAGATGCCTCCCCGGAGGCTGGAGGCCAGGGAGGTCACGGTTGTGAAGAAGGCCCCAAGCCAGAATGAAGCGCCTCCCAGGGAATCTG GGTCCGTCAGGCCATCACCAGTCACTTCAAAGCACAAGCCATCATCTGAAACACCAACAAGCACTGAACCTCCTAAAGGAAGTTGTTCTGTTTCCAAAACCGCAAAAGCATTCACATTCCGTGAGCTAGCCACGGCTACAAAGAATTTCCGTTCCGACTGCCTCCTTGGAGAAGGGGGCTTTGGCAGGGTATACAAGGGCAAGCTTGAAAATGGACAG CTTGTTGCTGTCAAGCAACTAGACCTGAATGGGTATCAAGGCAACAGAGAGTTCCTAGTTGAGGTCCTGATGCTCAGTCTATTGCACCATCCAAACCTAGTCAATTTGGTTGGCTATTGCGCAGATGGAGATCAAAGGCTTCTGGTGTACGAGTACATGGCACTTGGTTCACTTGCAGATCACCTGCTTG ATAGCACTCCTGATCAAGTGCCACTGAGTTGGTATCTCAGGATGAAGATAGCTCATGGAACTGCTAAAGGGCTTGAATACCTCCATGAGAAGGCAAACCCACCTGTCATTTACCGGGATCTCAAGTCCCCCAACATCCTTCTTGATGAGAAGTACAACCCTAAGCTCTCAGATTTTGGGCTTGCAAAGCTTGGTCCAGTCGGGGCAAAGACACACATCTCCACTCGGGTGATGGGAACATATGGGTACTGTGCTCCCGAATACATAAAAACAGGCCAGCTAACTGTCAAGACTGACGTGTACAGTTTTGGAGTTTTCCTACTGGAGTTGATCACAGGAAGAAGAGCGGTAGATACCTCCAGGCCAGCAAATGAACAAATCCTGGTTAACTGG GTCAAGCCATTGCTGAGAGACAGGAAGAGGTACAATGAGCTAGTAGACCCTAATCTTAGAGGTGAGTACCCAGAAAAAGACTTGAGCCAAGCTGTGGGTGTAGCAGCAATGTGCCTACAAGAGGAAGCCTCAGTCCGACCTTACATGAGTGATGCTGTTGTGGCCCTGGGATTCCTCGCAGAAATGCCTGCTGGCTATAAACACAAATCTGGCCCTATACTCCCAATGAAACAAGTTAGAGATCCATCACTAACTAATAGTGGTAGCGCTAAGCAACATAACGATGCATACAATCGTCAAAAGGCTGTAGCTGAGGCCATTGAGTGGGGCTCACTGAGGCAGAAACAGAAGGCTCAAAGTCCAGAAAAGAAAGCTCAAAGTCAAGGTGGAACATCCCCTCCAGAAGCCAGCAGATTGTAA